A portion of the Elephas maximus indicus isolate mEleMax1 chromosome 24, mEleMax1 primary haplotype, whole genome shotgun sequence genome contains these proteins:
- the RGS13 gene encoding regulator of G-protein signaling 13 has translation MSRRTCWMCKKCRDGSKRPPSNLTLEEVLQWAQSFEKLMATKYGPVLYAAYLKMEHSDENIKFWMACETYKKIASQRSRISMAKKLHKIYIQPQSPREINIDSSTRETLIKNIQEPTQTCFEEAQKIVYMHMERDSYPRFLKSEMYQQLLKTIQSNNS, from the exons ATGAGCAGGCGGACTTGTTGGATGTGTAAGAAGTGCAGAGATGGATCTAAGAGGCCCCCTTCAAA CCTTACTTTGGAAGAAGTGTTACAGTGGGCCCAGTCTTTTGAAAAGCTGATGGCTACAAAAT ATGGCCCAGTGTTATATGCAGCATACTTAAAAATGGAGCACAGTGATGAGAATATTAAATTTTGGATGGCATGTGAAACCTATAAGAAAATTGCCTCACAGAGGAGCAGAATTTCTATGGCAAAGAAGCTTCATAAGATTTACATCCAGCCGCAGTCCCCTAGAGAG ATTAACATTGACAGCTCTACAAGAGAAACCCTCATCAAGAATATTCAAGAACCCACTCAAACATGTTTTGAAGAGGCTCAAAAAATAGTGTATATGCATATGGAAAGGGATTCCTACCCCAGGTTTCTGAAGTCAGAAATGTACCAACAACTTTTGAAGACTATTCAGTCTAACAATTCCTGA